The Pyrus communis chromosome 2, drPyrComm1.1, whole genome shotgun sequence genome includes a window with the following:
- the LOC137724438 gene encoding tubulin beta-3 chain, with protein MREILHIQGGQCGNQIGAKFWEVICDEHGIDGTGRYNGDSELQLERINVYYNEATGGRYVPRAVLMDLEPGTMDALRSGPFGQIFRPDNFVFGQSGAGNNWAKGHYTEGAELIDSVLDVVRKEAENCDCLQGFQVCHSLGGGTGSGMGTLLISKIREEYPDRMMLTFSVFPSPKVSDTVVEPYNATLSVHQLVENADECMVLDNEALYDICFRTLKLSNPTFGDLNHLISATMSGVTCCLRFPGQLNSDLRKLAVNLIPFPRLHFFMVGFAPLTSRGSQQYRSLSVPELTQQMWDAKNMMCAADPRHGRYLTASAVFRGKMSTKEVDEQMINVQNKNSSYFVEWIPNNVKSSVCDIPPKGLQMASTFIGNSTSIQEMFRRVSEQFTAMFRRKAFLHWYTGEGMDEMEFTEAESNMNDLVAEYQQYQDATIEVEEYEEEEEEVGA; from the exons ATGAGAGAAATCCTCCACATCCAGGGAGGCCAGTGCGGCAACCAGATCGGCGCCAAGTTCTGGGAAGTGATCTGCGACGAGCACGGCATCGACGGCACCGGAAGGTACAACGGCGACTCCGAGCTCCAGCTCGAGCGAATCAATGTCTATTACAACGAGGCCACCGGCGGAAGGTACGTACCACGTGCGGTTCTTATGGATCTGGAGCCTGGGACGATGGACGCTCTCAGATCCGGCCCGTTCGGGCAGATTTTCAGACCCGATAACTTCGTGTTCGGGCAGTCTGGGGCCGGGAACAATTGGGCTAAAGGGCATTATACGGAGGGCGCCGAGCTTATCGATTCCGTGCTCGATGTGGTGCGAAAAGAGGCTGAGAATTGCGATTGCTTGCAGG GATTCCAAGTATGTCATTCTTTGGGTGGTGGCACCGGCTCTGGCATGGGAACTCTTCTTATTTCCAAGATCAGGGAGGAGTACCCGGATCGAATGATGTTGACATTTTCTGTCTTCCCATCCCCAAAGGTGTCTGACACGGTTGTGGAGCCATACAATGCCACCCTTTCCGTCCATCAGCTTGTCGAAAATGCTGATGAATGTATGGTTTTGGACAATGAGGCTCTGTATGATATCTGCTTCCGCACCCTCAAGCTATCCAACCCTACTT TTGGTGATCTTAATCACCTCATCTCTGCTACCATGAGCGGTGTCACATGTTGTCTTCGGTTCCCTGGACAGTTGAACTCTGACCTACGCAAGCTTGCTGTTAACCTTATCCCTTTCCCACGGCTGCACTTCTTTATGGTTGGGTTTGCACCCCTAACTTCAAGAGGATCACAGCAGTACCGTTCTCTGTCTGTGCCCGAATTGACCCAGCAGATGTGGGATGCCAAAAACATGATGTGTGCTGCTGATCCACGCCATGGACGTTACCTTACTGCGTCTGCTGTGTTCCGTGGTAAGATGAGCACCAAAGAAGTTGATGAACAGATGATTAATGTCCAGAACAAGAACTCCTCATACTTTGTCGAGTGGATTCCCAATAATGTTAAGTCCAGCGTGTGTGACATCCCACCCAAGGGTCTGCAAATGGCATCCACTTTCATTGGGAATTCGACTTCAATTCAGGAAATGTTCAGGAGAGTTAGCGAGCAGTTCACAGCTATGTTCAGGCGAAAGGCTTTCTTGCATTGGTACACGGGAGAGGGAATGGATGAGATGGAGTTCACCGAGGCTGAGAGTAACATGAATGATCTGGTTGCCGAGTACCAGCAATACCAGGATGCAACTATCGAAGTGGAGGAGTacgaagaggaggaagaggaggttGGTGCTTGA